A part of Penaeus chinensis breed Huanghai No. 1 chromosome 6, ASM1920278v2, whole genome shotgun sequence genomic DNA contains:
- the LOC125026411 gene encoding cytochrome P450 307a1-like: MVFILAPATLVLMVVVVLAAALKEIIRRRNEKQCVNVTSKSRRSEDLEIARPATAPGPKALPIFGNIFNLAKYGDCPYEGFTALAKEYGPVYSLYLGSNHAVVISSIDTIKEVLVTKGNMFDARPNIIRFGLYFGGDRQHSLALCDMNTVQKKRINLARSVLMFRTGESHSYDKFQENVISEMPTLTDEIDKVLNKPVKAKELLSYCAMNIFTGFICSTKFDYSDPAFRDLARKFDFVFEDINNGHPTDFLPWLAPFFCTYLKDIQDVAAQIRQIILEKICNDKYKQLKCDPTNIKDLADAYFANLLNENKDNETWDWQAILYIIEDLLGGSSAIGNIVMRIFGYVLQNPHVYEKLRAEIDEKIGRNQAPKMNDKSEMIYTQAVVFEVLRLTSSPIVPHVATADTTIGGYAVEKGAIVLPNIFGINTDEELWDEPEKFMPERFIIDGQLKKPGHFIPFSTGKRACVGSKVVGYITFMVISTIFQKYDVSLPEGTTPVLPKGKISLPWNSFELVFSEREQ; encoded by the exons ATGGTCTTCATACTTGCTCCTGCAACCCtagtgctgatggtggtggtggtgctggccGCAGCACTGAAAGAGATTATCCGGCGACGAAATGAAAAGCAATGTGTCAATGTAACATCAAAGTCAAGAAGAAGTGAAGACCTAGAAATCGCCCGCCCCGCCACTGCACCCGGACCAAAGGCCCTTCCCATCTTCGGCAACATTTTCAACTTGGCAAAGTATGGAGACTGCCCCTACGAAGGCTTCACGGCCCTCGCCAAAGAGTACGGCCCCGTCTATTCCCTCTACCTTGGGAGTAACCACGCTGTTGTAATCTCAAGCATCGACACCATCAAAGAAGTCCTCGTCACAAAAGGCAACATGTTTGATGCTCGACCTAACATCATTAGATTTGGGCTGTACTTCGGTGGCGATCGTCAACACT cTTTGGCCCTGTGCgacatgaatacagttcagaaGAAACGTATCAACCTGGCAAGATCTGTACTTATGTTCAGGACCGGAGAATCTCACAGCTACGATAAATTCCAGGAAAATGTCATCTCTGAAATGCCTACGCTGACTGatgaa ATCGACAAAGTTCTCAACAAACCAGTTAAGGCCAAAGAACTTCTTTCGTACTGCGCCATGAACATCTTCACCGGCTTCATCTGCTCCACCAAGTTCGACTACAGCGACCCAGCCTTCAGGGATCTCGCTCGCAAATTTGACTTCGTATTTGAGGACATCAACAACGGCCACCCTACGGACTTCTTGCCTTGGCTTGCTCCCTTCTTCTGCACTTACCTTAAGGACATCCAAGATGTCGCAGCTCAGATCCGGCAAATTATTCTGGAGAAGATTTGCAATGACAAGTACAAGCAGTTGAAATGTGACCCTACCAACATCAAGGACCTTGCTGACGCTTACTTCGCTAATCTGCTG aaCGAAAATAAGGATAACGAAACATGGGACTGGCAGGCTATTCTGTATATCATCGAGGATCTGCTCGGTGGATCCAGCGCCATTGGCAACATTGTTATGAGGATCTTCGGCTACGTTTTACAGAATCCTCATGTCTACGAAAAGCTTCGGGCTGAG ATCGACGAAAAAATCGGTAGGAATCAGGCACCGAAAATGAACGACAAATCCGAGATGATTTACACGCAGGCAGTGGTCTTCGAGGTGCTGCGTCTCACTTCGTCCCCAATCGTCCCACACGTAGCAACGGCAGATACCACCATTGGAG GCTATGCAGTGGAGAAAGGCGCCATCGTCCTTCCTAACATCTTCGGCATCAACACAGACGAGGAACTGTGGGACGAGCCTGAAAAATTCATGCCTGAAAGATTCATCATCGACGGTCAGCTCAAGAAGCCCGGACACTTTATTCCTTTCAGCACCGGGAAGCGCGCCTGCGTGGGGTCCAAGGTGGTTGGCTATATCACGTTCATGGTGATATCAACTATTTTCCAGAAGTACGACGTCTCTCTCCCTGAAGGCACGACGCCCGTTCTCCCGAAAGGCAAAATATCACTTCCCTGGAATAGCTTTGAGTTGGTTTTCTCAGAGCGTGAGCAGTAA